The following DNA comes from Curtobacterium sp. 9128.
ATTGACCGACCTGTCCGACATGGACGAGGCCAAGGCCATCAACCCGGACCTCTGGACGCTCATGGAGCAGACGGCGTCCTACCCGGGTGAGCGGAACGCGCTGCCGTACTCGGTCACCGCCGCGTCGGTGATCTACAACAAGGAGATCTTCGCCCAGCAGGGCATCGAGATCCCGACCACCTGGTCCGAGCTGGAGGCGGTCTGCGAGAAGCTCCTCGCCGCCGACGTCACGCCGTTCTACAACACCTACAAGGACACGTGGACGCTCGCCCAGGGGATGTTCGACTACTCGATCGGCGGCATGCTCGACGTCGGGAAGACCTTCTCGGCGCTCGAGAAGGAGGGCACGTCGCTCACGCCGTCCTCCCCCGTGTCGTTCTCGAAGGACTTCGCACCGCCGATGGACCGGATGGCGCAGCTCGCGAAGTGGTCGAACAAGAACGCCGCGAGCCGTGCGTACGGCGACGGCAACCTCGCGTTCGCGAAGGGCGAGTCGGCGATGTACCTGCAGGGTCCGTGGGCGCTCATCGAGATCGCGAAGACGAACCCGGACATGGACCTCGGCACGTTCCCGATGCCCGCGACCGACGACCCCGCCGACCTGAAGGTCCGGGTCAACGTCGACCTGGCGCTCTGGATCCCGAAGGCGTCGAAGAAGCAGGAGGCAGCGCGCGAGTTCCTCCGCTTCCTGATGTCCCCCGACGTCGCGGACAAGTACAACGCGGACAACAACGGGTTCGGCACCCGCAAGGACTCGCCCCCGGTCGCCAACCCGACGCTGCAGGGCATGCAGCAGTACTACGACGACGCGGCCTTCTACCTCGGCCCGTCGCAGCTCGTGCCGGCCGAGATCCCCGTGGCCAACTACGCGCAGTCCATCGCCCTCGGCGGCGACCCGGCTCCGCAGCTCCGCACACTCGATGCCGACTGGGCGCGCGTGGCGCGCCGGAAGGCCTGACCCGGTCTCGGACCGAGGAGACGATCACCATGGCAATCGCCACGACGTCCTCCGGCGGCAGCCGCCGGAACAGCCCCACCGACAGCCCCGATCCCGACCGGGGCGGCTCCCCCACCGCGAGCGGCCGAGCGCCACGAACCGCACGGTCCCGGGTGCACCGCATCCAGCCGGTGTTCCTCGCCTTCCTCCTGCCCACGCTCGTCGTCTTCACACTGGCGATCACGGTGCCTGCCGTGATGGGCATCGTCCTCAGCTTCACCGACTCGGTCGGGTTCGGGGAGTTCGGGTTCACCGGCCTGACGAACTACCTCGCGATCTTCTCTGACCCGG
Coding sequences within:
- a CDS encoding substrate-binding domain-containing protein: MHARTASPLSRSALSRRSFLLGTGAVGASLALAGCAPASSGSGRETITFYVSKPEVIGYFDDVIAKFHDSQSKIRVIRDSTSSLPADFVRSSPPDLGCLNYNYAMVSFVEHGALTDLSDMDEAKAINPDLWTLMEQTASYPGERNALPYSVTAASVIYNKEIFAQQGIEIPTTWSELEAVCEKLLAADVTPFYNTYKDTWTLAQGMFDYSIGGMLDVGKTFSALEKEGTSLTPSSPVSFSKDFAPPMDRMAQLAKWSNKNAASRAYGDGNLAFAKGESAMYLQGPWALIEIAKTNPDMDLGTFPMPATDDPADLKVRVNVDLALWIPKASKKQEAAREFLRFLMSPDVADKYNADNNGFGTRKDSPPVANPTLQGMQQYYDDAAFYLGPSQLVPAEIPVANYAQSIALGGDPAPQLRTLDADWARVARRKA